The Acetivibrio cellulolyticus CD2 genome segment TACAAGAACATTTTACACAATCCATATCAATTATAAGTAACGCAAAGTCAATTAGGGAGATAGATTTATTAAGAAATGAACTAGCAAAAGAATTATCTGACTGTTGCTTAGAAGTTGAGAATATAATAAAAAAAGGTGAAAGATATGAATAAGATTAAAAGAATTTTTTGTGTTCTATTTAGGTTAAATAGTAATACTTTCACTTTCTTGAGCGGTATTTTTGTATCCGCCGTAGTAAATATGTACACTTCATTATTTTTTAGCAATGATATTACTAATAAATATTTAGTGTATTTAGCAATGATTGCTATGTTAATTGTAAGTATTCTTTGGTTAGTTATTGCTGTCATTTTACAGCCACTACAAGATGTTTTCAAACAAACCCCAGCTGAAATTCTTCAAAGTATAGGGGCAGATAATGTTTGGAATGGAATTATATCCTCTCATTTGAAAAAAGTAATTATTATGTTAGCTATATGTATTGCTTTATCTGTTATTAGTATTGCACTAACTCTGCCACAGGAATCTACAGTACAAACGGAATCAATAATAAGTATCGGAAGTTATTTGCAGATGGGAAGCTATAACAATGAACCTATCTTATGGAGATGTGTTGATATTGATAGTAATGGTCCTCTTATGCTTGCTGATAAAATCTTATGTTTAAAACCATTTGATGCAGCTGGAAGCCATAAATATTTAGATGGTACTGCTCAAGGTGATGATGTTTACAACTACCGTAATAGTCTTGGATCTAACCTCTGGGAAACGTCGAACTTACGAGCATGGCTTAATTCTACAGCCAGTACGGGCAATATAATATGGATAGATGAATGTCCACCTACAGAAGCCTATGTATGGAATGGTTATAATGATTATGCAAATGAAAAAGGATTTTTGACAGACGATAATTTTTCTACAAATGAAAGGAACTTTATAAAGTCAGTTTCTCAGAAGTCATTGCTAAGTACTACAGATGCAATGAAATTAAAGCTTGGTGGTACTACTATGCACATTTTTAATGGGTCAATTTCATCAATTGTGCAAAACTATGATGTTGCATGTTACCAGAATATGACAGATAAAATGTTCTTACTAGATATAAAGCAACTATATAAATTATTCCAGAATAGAGCCGTTCTTGGTACAGATTATTATATAGGTCAACTAACAGAATATGCAGTAAGAAATTCTGATATTAAGGAAAACGGATTATTGCCAGGTAGGAAATGGTTAACGTGGATTAGAACGCCAGATAGCAGTAATGGTAGAAATGTGCGAATTGTCTCCTCTGATGGTAGTATAAACTGTGACAGTGCGTATATTGGTCGTATTGGTATCAGACCTGCTTTCTACTTAAATATTTTGCTGACAACACCTCTAGCTGGGAAGGGTACTGATGTTAGCCCATATACAGTTATAGGTTGTAATTCTAGAACTGTTGATGTGGAACATGTGAAAAATAATTGAAAAACTCAATCAGTAAATTTGCTAATGTTATTCAACAAGAATCTAGAGAATAAAAGAAAAAGACAGGTTTTTTTATTCCATTTCCCTTATTCTTGAACTGATTTCCAATTTTCCAGAATGATGATTTCCAGCAACAAGAATATTCAGAAGAAACGGATTGTAAACCGCTACTTTATAATTACTACCACAGGAAGATAAAAGAAGGCAAAACAAAACATCAGAGGTTGAAGTGTGTTGAAAGAAAACTGGTAAATATCATTGAAGTATAAAACCGAGTACAGAAATCCAGAAACACAAGCCTTTGAAGAAGAAACACATATAGTTCAAATGATAGCAAAAGTTTGATACATTGTAAATATGGCATTGAAAGGGGGGTGCATAAAATAATCGTGAACCATATTTTTACATTCAGGCTGCTTTTGATTTCTTAAATATAACTTTCTCAACCTCTTCCCAACGGTTACTTTCATGTTTAGCTCTTAGCACGGCCATATACTGAGCTCCATCAGTACCCCACCGCATGCCAGCCTGCTTCATACGCTTTTGAACAATGGTCTTGTTACCACTTTCTATCATACCACTACCAATGTAATAATTTTTGTTTTTATATTCAAGATAATGCATCTTATCAATGTTATTTTTGATATAACCTTCAAGATTCACTGTTTTGTTAGCCTTATCCACACTTATAGTACTTCTTGCAACCTTTTTCAATGCCTTTTTGAATTGTTCTGTCTTTATATAGTATATCATTGTATCTGCCCATTTTTTATACTTCTTTTCAATGCATGAAAGCAACTCTTTCGCATAGCTATAAACGTTTTCTGTCATATGATAAAAATCTAGAATGTATTCAGCATCAGGAAACATCTCTTCACACATATTCCATACCCAATGTGCACCATCTCCAATTATCACTACCTTTTTCACTCTGCCATATCCAGCTCTTGCAGCAGAATCAAAGAGCACTTTCTTAAATTCTGCTACACTGCCCATGTAAGTAATATATTCCTTTTTTGTGATAATGGAACTGCCATTTTTTCGCTTGATTACATCCTTGTCTAGGAATGTTAGTCCAAGTTTCATTTCCTTCCATGTGCTTCCATTTTCATCTTCAACACGAGTGTTAACCGCAGAGCCATCCATAGATATGTATAAAATTGTATTTTCTTTATCTTTTTCAAGCATTGCTGGAGCTGCTACTTCAGGACAGGAATATGCTAGATTAGACTTTTCCATTTGTATTTCAAACAATTCTTTACCAACTTCTTCAGATAAAATTTGGATTTGGGTAGCACTGATTTCTATTCCCCTTAATTTTAATAATACTTCTTGAGCATTATTAAACCCGGGGATTATTTGTCCTATATATGTTATAAGTTCAAGAGAATCTTTGGTTAATCTATGTTCCTCATTAATTTGGAATAATTCATCATTATGCCCGTATAATTTCCCACATTTACTGCAATAGTCCATATTACGAACAAAAACAAGCTTACCATAGGGCGTTAAAATAACTAACGGTTGCTTTTTCTTTTTGTTTTCGGATGGCTTAACTTCTTCAGTTATCATTTTACTTGTATCTTGTAAAACCTTTTCTTTTGCTTTTTCCAGATGTTCCCCAATCAATTGACTAATACCTGTAGCATCTAATTTATTATCTTTCAGACCGTTTCTTAATTTTTCTTCGAGTTCTTTCATAATTGAATTTACATCTATTTTATTGTTCATCTTCTGTAACCCCCTATTATACATTGATTTTTATATTTGTTTATATATGTAAATTTATGCTCTATTTTACATCATGACGCAAAACAAAAACTGGAATAAGCCCATTGTTTTGAACTATTCCAGCTTCTATTCCTTTTGCTTTCTATATTTTTTAACTGTGTTTCTACTACTAATTTCTAATTGGAATAATATAGTGTACGAAAACTAAATGTATCCATAAGAAAGGCCGAAATTAGGCTTATACCCTGTTTTAGTGTCAAATGACGTAATGCTTGACCTGAGCATTAAAATCAGTGGCCGAAAGCTTGATAATTTTGAAGCAAAAATGCCAAGGACGGCATTTTTAGCGTCTCGGGACAGGATGTCCCATAGACGCGGCGAAAAATTATCAAGCCGAGGCCTACTGATTTTTTGCGAAGGTCACGCATGGAGTCGTTTGACACTAAAACAACAGGCACTGGATCTAAATCAGCTCCATAATATCAAGATTTAGCTATTATACTTTTATAAATGGTTATGATTTAAAATAATCTTCTTGGGTAATCAAACAACACTAAAACTTATTGATGTTATTTCCACAATATGGTTCGCGGAAATTAAATGCACCCTTGAAAGAGTGCCAATAAAAATACTGAAAAAGTACATTTATTAAGGATTTTGGGCTGAAATGATTTTTATATCATATTCAGCCTAACCTAAAGCTTTTATTTATTGCATAGGTGCATTAAAATTCTGTGCTTGCTGCTGTTGTATGGCTTGTTTTCCCTTTTCGGTATGTTCTGCTTCTTTTGGACATAAAATATACAACAGTTGCTGAAGCTCTCCAACATGTTGTCTTTCTTCATCAGCAATATGATAAAGAATCTTTTTTGCTCTTTCATCGGTTGTAGCCATAGCATGAGCCTCATATCCTATAATAGCTTCAAGCTCACCAGCCATATCTACTCTAAGAGCCTGAGCTAATTCTTCATTGGACATTTGCTTTGGGACGTTTGCTACAAAGGGGTTTCCTAAAAGTGCCATTTTAACACATCCTTTTCCTTAGATATATAAAGTATTTTTTGTAGTTTACAGAATAATATACATCTGAAGATATCCAGCTGTAAAAGTCAAAATAGGCTTTATAAGCACATAATACACTTGCTTGGTTTATTAAGGCATGAATGAAAAATTGTTGTTTGGCATGTTTTGTTTGAAATAATTCAGGGAAATATGTATATTTATTACATCTGTTTAATAGATTTATAGGAGTGTTTTTTATGTGTGATTATATTCAAACAGCATCAGACAGTATAAATGATGTTGGAAATAAGACAAATAAGGGTATTTTTGCGGCAAGCCTTGGGGAAAGTAACTTTATGTTCAAGTTGGAATGAAGAGGACATGTTGCACGCATCATAGGTAAAAACCATTCGTTTCATACAACACGACAAGAGAGGTAAAGAAATGTCACAGAGGATTGTTTTAAACCCGGTTACAAGAATCAGCGGTTTCATGGAGATTGATGCTGCAATTGATAACAATATGGTAGTAGATGCAAAAACAAAGGGATTACTTTTTCGAGGGTTTGAGAGGATGCTGAATGGAAGAAATCCTCTTGATGCAATATATTTTACACAGCGCATATGTGGAATATGTTCAACGGCACACTCAATGGCATCAACTCTTGCACTGGAGGATGCAATGGAGGTTGTTCCGACTGAACAGGGCAAGTATCTTCGTGATATACTCCATGGCTGTGAATTTCTGCAAAACCATATAAGGCACTTTTATCAGTACTCACTACCTGATTTTGTGAGGCTACCTGATCAGTATCCTCTATATGTGGCCGATCATGATGACTTCAGAATTCCAAAGGGAAAAAACGATGAAATGGCGGAACACTATATTGAGTCTCTTGATATTAGCCGAAGCGCGCATGAAATGCTGGCAGTGTTAGGAGGGAAAGTGCCGCACAATCATGGGATTTTCGTTGGAGGGGTTACTACTACGGCTACTGCAGATAAGGTTATTAAGATGAAATCTATTTTACATAAAATTAGACAATTTATTGTTGAAAAGATGCTGCCGGATGCTTATGCAATTGCCCAACATTATAGTGATTATTATAATATAGGCGGCGGTTACCGGAATTTCTTGAGTTATGGGTGTTTCTGCGGGTATAAGGAATTCGGAACTCTTTATGTAAATCCTATGGTCTACATACAAGGAAAAGAAAGCACCTTCAATCCCGGTAAAATAACTGAAGAGATTAATTACTCATGGTATGTCGGCAAAAAGGATGAGTATAAACCTATGGAAATAATTACAGATGAAGATATGGACAAAAATAAAGCGTATTCATGGGTGAAAGCTCCTAGATATAATGGTTTGCCATGTGAAGTCGGTCCACTGGCAAGACAGTGGCTCAGTGGTGATTATAGAAACGGAATATCTACCATGGATAGAATTATTGCCAGGGCATTGGAAGCAAAGAAGATAGCTGAAATTATTGATGTATTGCTTGAAAATTTGAATCCGGGGATTTCTTTACAAAAAGAATATGCCATGCCGGTTTCTTCAGAAGGAGCAGGGCTTATTGATACAACAAGGGGGGCGCTGGGCCATTGGCTTAAAATAGAGAACGGAACTATCTCTTTTTATCAAATCATTACTCCGTCAGCATGGAACCTTTCTACCCGGGGGAATAATGATATTAAAGGAACAGCAGAACAAGCATTGATTGGTACTAACATACAAAGCCTTGAAAATCCGGTTGAACTGGGTAGAATTATTCGTGCCTTTGATCCGTGCATATCCTGTGCAACCCATGTATATTCGCAGGGAGAATTCGTAAAAAGTATACAGGTGATGCCATGAAATCGCTAATGGTTCTTGGGATTGGA includes the following:
- a CDS encoding demethoxyubiquinone hydroxylase family protein, with product MALLGNPFVANVPKQMSNEELAQALRVDMAGELEAIIGYEAHAMATTDERAKKILYHIADEERQHVGELQQLLYILCPKEAEHTEKGKQAIQQQQAQNFNAPMQ
- a CDS encoding nickel-dependent hydrogenase large subunit, whose product is MSQRIVLNPVTRISGFMEIDAAIDNNMVVDAKTKGLLFRGFERMLNGRNPLDAIYFTQRICGICSTAHSMASTLALEDAMEVVPTEQGKYLRDILHGCEFLQNHIRHFYQYSLPDFVRLPDQYPLYVADHDDFRIPKGKNDEMAEHYIESLDISRSAHEMLAVLGGKVPHNHGIFVGGVTTTATADKVIKMKSILHKIRQFIVEKMLPDAYAIAQHYSDYYNIGGGYRNFLSYGCFCGYKEFGTLYVNPMVYIQGKESTFNPGKITEEINYSWYVGKKDEYKPMEIITDEDMDKNKAYSWVKAPRYNGLPCEVGPLARQWLSGDYRNGISTMDRIIARALEAKKIAEIIDVLLENLNPGISLQKEYAMPVSSEGAGLIDTTRGALGHWLKIENGTISFYQIITPSAWNLSTRGNNDIKGTAEQALIGTNIQSLENPVELGRIIRAFDPCISCATHVYSQGEFVKSIQVMP
- a CDS encoding ISKra4-like element ISAcce1 family transposase codes for the protein MNNKIDVNSIMKELEEKLRNGLKDNKLDATGISQLIGEHLEKAKEKVLQDTSKMITEEVKPSENKKKKQPLVILTPYGKLVFVRNMDYCSKCGKLYGHNDELFQINEEHRLTKDSLELITYIGQIIPGFNNAQEVLLKLRGIEISATQIQILSEEVGKELFEIQMEKSNLAYSCPEVAAPAMLEKDKENTILYISMDGSAVNTRVEDENGSTWKEMKLGLTFLDKDVIKRKNGSSIITKKEYITYMGSVAEFKKVLFDSAARAGYGRVKKVVIIGDGAHWVWNMCEEMFPDAEYILDFYHMTENVYSYAKELLSCIEKKYKKWADTMIYYIKTEQFKKALKKVARSTISVDKANKTVNLEGYIKNNIDKMHYLEYKNKNYYIGSGMIESGNKTIVQKRMKQAGMRWGTDGAQYMAVLRAKHESNRWEEVEKVIFKKSKAA
- a CDS encoding DUF6273 domain-containing protein, giving the protein MKKVIIMLAICIALSVISIALTLPQESTVQTESIISIGSYLQMGSYNNEPILWRCVDIDSNGPLMLADKILCLKPFDAAGSHKYLDGTAQGDDVYNYRNSLGSNLWETSNLRAWLNSTASTGNIIWIDECPPTEAYVWNGYNDYANEKGFLTDDNFSTNERNFIKSVSQKSLLSTTDAMKLKLGGTTMHIFNGSISSIVQNYDVACYQNMTDKMFLLDIKQLYKLFQNRAVLGTDYYIGQLTEYAVRNSDIKENGLLPGRKWLTWIRTPDSSNGRNVRIVSSDGSINCDSAYIGRIGIRPAFYLNILLTTPLAGKGTDVSPYTVIGCNSRTVDVEHVKNN